TATTGGTGGAATCTCTTTAATGCTACTCGGAAATAGATTTCCGTATGAATTAATAAGACCAATTGCTCATGGCACACCATACGATCCCGTACATCCTTATACCTATATGAGTGCACTCTATAATCTAATTGTTTGTGTTTCACTTGCTGTTCTTACAACAGTATTTAGACGCCAACTTAAAAAGCTTTCTGACATTATTATAGATTCAAAAAAACATTTTATAATGTATCCAATAATTGGATTTACCGTTATTGTTGTTGTAGTAGATATTCTGGTTGCAGTTCTTAAATTAGAAACCTTCTCTCTTGAACTCTTATTAACATCTACTATCTTAGCATCTTTCTTTGTAGCATTAATTTCCACACATTATATTAAATACGATGCCGAGCGTCAAACTCAGGGTTTAACTATCTGGTCAATTAACAAAGCAATGGAAATGTATAAAGGAAAAAAAGTAAACGAGAGAGAAGGCGAAGTGGTAAAAGTTCACTGGAAATTAATTAAAGATGATAATGACGATGTAGTAAATTTTTCTGAACGGGATATGCACAAAATGGCTGCAGAAGTTGGCGATTTAGTTTATATATCAGACGCTCGAAAATATCTTGGTGGTTTGAAATCTGTGCACTCTGTTTATGGTGAACCTCATAATGAAGATGGTATAGTATATATAAGAAAAAGACATCTTGAACATGGTTTGTTTGTAGATGGGAGAATTCTTATTGCAGAAAAAGAAATGTAATAAAAATTAGAAAAGAGTCGATTTACTTTTAAGAAGTTCTTTTATAAGGTTCGATATGTTCATAAGAAATGTGTAGAATAATTTCTGATATAAACATTTCTAAAAATTCACTTGAGAAGCTAAAGTTTTATAAAGTCATCTTCTCTCAAAATAATTTTTTCAATAACCAAACTTTTCTTTTAATTTTCTTTCAACTATTGGTGGAACAAATTCTGATACATTACCATGAAATTGAGCAAGATTTTTAATAATGGTTGAATTAAGATATGTATATTTATCGTGTGGCATTAACAAAATAGTAGTAATTTCACCTGCTAATTTTCTATTCATAAGTGCCATTTGAAATTCATATTCAAAATCGCTAACTGCTCTTAATCCCCTGATTATTCCAATTGCACCAACCTGTTTTGCGTGGTCTACTACAAGTCCATCAAAAGAATCGACTATAACATTCTTAAAATCTTTTAAGCTCTCTCTTAACATCTCAAGTCTTTCTTCAACAGAAAAAAGTGCTGTTTTCATTGGATTGCGAGCAACAGTAACTACAACTTCTTCAAAAAGTTCACTGGCTCTTTCAACAATATCAATATGTCCATTTGTAACTGGATCGAATGTACCGGGATAAATTACTTTTGCCATGATTTTTCTCGTTAATATTTTTTAATTGTTTTCAAAAAGATAAATTAGACTATCCCCAATTTTCTTAAATGGTTCGCATTTAAAATTTTCTGTGTCTTCACTTTTTGTTTGAACAGAGCGTTCAACTATCATTATACCATTTTCAATTAAATAATTTCTTTCGATTATATTTCGAACAACCATATGAATATCATTTTTAAAAAATGGCGGATCTGCTAAAATTAAATCATATTTATCGTGATTTTTCATTCGAGTAAATTTTATTGCTTCTGTTTTGTATATCTTACAATTCTCTTCGGCATCAAGAGATAAAATATTTTCTTTAAGAACTTTTACAACAAAAAAATCTTTTTCAACAAAGTGAACTTCGGCAGCACCTCTACTCAGTGCTTCTAAACCCAGAGAACCTGAACCTGCATAAATATCACATACTTTTATTCCCTCAAAATCAATTTGATTTGATAAATAATTGAATAACGATTCTTTCACTTTGTCTGTAGTTGGTCGCACCAGTTTAGAATTCGGAAATTTAATAATTCTTCCTTTATATTTTCCTGCAATTATTCTCATATTACTCTAAGTGCCATTCCTGTTGCTGCCATAAATGAATTATATTGTGAAATATAAAAAGGATTATTCTTAAATGAATCATTAATTTTTAATTTTTCGAAGGGATTTATTTTTATCAATTTTCGATTAAACTTTTCTTCCAGTTTTAAAATCACCTCATCGGTTATGTTTTGTCCATTAATAATAATTTGATTTGCAGAATTAATATTAACTCCATACCTGTTCAGCTGTAAAAGGATATCATCAATAATATCGAGAATTTTTATAGTATCAAAAGTCTTAAAGAAAAAAGGAATTCTTCCTTCAAGAACTGCAAGAGATGAAAGCTTCTGGTCGATGTAAAAACTAAATGTTATATCATTATTTTTCTTTTCATCGAGTATATGCAAAAATGCAGTGGATGCGAGATGAGCATTATCAACATATTTTAATTCGAGGTTATTCACTTTACAAAATTTATTAATGATGTTAATTACATTTTTATTTAAGTAAAAAACTATAGCAACTTCTTCTGTTCTTATAGAAGTTTTATTTACTTCAATATGTTGAATTAGATAATCTTCGGATTTAAGGTGTGGATATAAAACCGAGAGTTCCCACTTAAAATGCTCGTTTAAATCTTTTTTTATTAATGTTGGTTCAAAAGGGATTTCAATAACTACAAAAAACTCATTTGCCAGTGAAAATGAAATAAATTTTGAAATCGGATTTTTCTTAGAAATTATTTTATTATAAGATTCCTGAAGAAGCGATATTATCTTTGATTCCGATTCAATATTAAAGCCCTTCTGCAGTGAAGGGCTTAAGTTTTCTTTGAAAATTATCTGGTCTATATTTTCCAGATAAAAAGATTTTTGTTTATAACTTATCTCAACAAACTGAAATTTAGTTTCAGTTAAATTTATGCCAATATGATTTTGATACACATTGACTCAGTTAATTTTATTCCCATGATGCTGTATGTTTAAGAGCATCACTTCTGAGGTCGCCAATTGTACCATAACCATCCGGGCATTCGATATAATATCTCTGACCAATTGTTTTAACAGAATCAATTTTAATTATTCTGCCAAGTCTATCAATTATTGTATCGGCTACAACAGAAGTATCCACTTTCAGTATATAAGGTCTTCCTGATTTGGGAGAATGTGTAATTGAATCCCAGACTAATCTTCCATCTGATAATTTCACAAATGGATTTGTTGATCTACCTGTTAAAGAGTCAACTCCTTCCATTGCTTTTTTAACACTGGGATCGGTTTTTAGAAAGTTAATTAAATCATTAAGATTATCTGTAAACCTTCCATATTTAGCTTCCCATAATTTTTCTGCTGCACGAAGATTCGACATTCTCAATCTCGATTCTTGTTTATAGTACTTTTCTTTTTCAAGAATTTCATTGGGATCTAAGTATGCAACTTTTATTAATACATATACCAGTATAGCAATAATAACATATAAAACTGCATGGATATACCATGGTTCTGACTTGTAACTCATTATTTCCTCCAAAAAAAGATTTACTTAATTGTAATTCGATTTTTTATTTTATCAAATTTTGCTCTGCCAATACCTTTAATCTTCAGCAAATCTTCAATCTTCTTAAAAGCTCCGTGTGTATTTCTGTAATTTATTATTTCTGCTGCTGTTTTTTCACCTATTCCCGGCAAACTTATAAATTCAGATATATTTGCTGAATTTATATTAATTAGCTCTAAGCTATCTTTTCTAATCCTTTGTGCTTTTTCTTTTAATTTTTTGTTGCTAAAATCTAAAAGTTCTTGTTGATAATCAACTTTTGCATTTACATATTTTTCTGAATTGATACTATCTGAAAAAATGATGTTTCTAAAAAGGCTATCTTCTTTTTCATAATTATATTCTAATAAATCTTTTCCATGACGATTCTTTAAAAAATTAATTGAAGCACCAACAAATAGTGCAATAAGTAAAAATAAAATTACTTTGATTTCGGTATCAGTAAAGCCAAATTTATGTGATATTTTTCTTAAAAGGTTAATATTAAACCTCTTACAAAGAAGAATCAAATAAAAGACTAATCACCAACTTTTATATTTGGCATTTTCTGAAGCTCTTTCAAAAGTTCTTTTTCTTTTGCAGTTACATTTTTAGGAACATGTATATTTATTTTAACAAGCTGATCACCTGCTCCATGGCTATTAAGGTGTTGTATTCCTTTATCTCGCATTTTGAGGAATTTGCCGGGTTGTGTACCGGGTTCAATTTTTAATTTTGCTTTTCCAGTTAATGTGGGAACTTCTACTTCGGTACCTAAAACTGCTTCTGGGAAGCTTATGTATAATTCATAAATAACATTATCACCATCTCTTGTAAAATATTCATGTGGCAATTCTTGAAATACAACAATAATATCACCAGCGGGGCCTCCATTTTTACCAACATTACCTTCCCCTTTTAAAGTCATATAACTACCATCGTGCACACCTGCAGGTACATTAATTTTAATTGTAGTTTCGCCATAAACTCTTCCATCACCAGAACAGGTTGGACATGGTTCCGAAATAACTTTACCTGTACCACCACAATTTTTGCAAGTTGTTATATTAACAAATTGTCCAAAGATCGAACGCGATACCTGTCGTATCTCTCCAGTTCCATTACATGCAGAACAGGTTTTATAACCCGAAGAAGCTTTAGCTCCGGTACCATTGCACGTTTCACATCTATTATATTTTTTAATTTTTACTTTCTTGGTTGTACCTGTAGCAATTTCTTCGAGTGTTAGTTTCAATGTAATTTTTATATCAGAACCAGGAGTTCCGGTTGTTTTCTTTTGTGTTCTTTGTGATGTTGTGGTTCCAAAGAAATCATCAAAGATTGATGAACCACCAAAAGCACTACCAAAAATATCTGAGAAGTGACTGAATATATCACTAACATTTTCAAAGCCTCTGTAGTCTTCGCCACCACGCAAACCACTATGACCATATCTATCGTATTTAGCTCGTTTTTCTGGATTGCTTAGAACTTCATATGCTTCGGCAGCTTCTTTAAATTTTTCTTCTGCTTCTTTATCGCCTGGATTTCTATCGGGATGATATTGCATTGCTAATCTTCTATAAGCTTTTCTTATTTCTTCTTCACTTGCATCTCTGCTTACACCCAATACTTCGTAATAATCTCTTTTAGCCATAAAATCTACCCTCAATTATTATTGGTTGAATTAATATTATTTTCATCTGGTTTATTTTCTTCTGACTTATTTTCTTCTTGAGTTATCTCTGAACTTACAATTACTTTTGCATGTCGAATTACTTTATCTTTATAAATATATCCATGTTCTAAAATCTCAAGAACAGTATGCGGTGGAACATCTGCTGCTGGTTTTTGCATTAATGCTTCGTGGAGTTCAACATCAAAAGGTTGACCAACAGCATCTATTTTTCTTACGCCATGTGAATCCAGAATTTTCGTAAACTTATCATAAATAAGCTCTAAACCTTTTTTCAGAGATTCAAAGTTATTATCATCTGTAATATGATTTAAAGAACGTTCGAGATCGTCGTAAATAGTTAATATGTTTTTAATAAAAGGTTCAGCAGCATATTTAATTATATTTAATTGATCGTTTTCGGTTCTTCTCTTATAATTTTCAAACTCAGCAGCTTTTCTTAAAAAAGCATCTTTTAATTCATTATTAGATTTTTCAAGTTCAGCAATTTTTTCTTCAAGTTCTTTAATTCGTTTCTCTGTTTCGTTTAAAATAGTCTCTTCCTGCTCAGAACTTTCTTGAGCAGTATTTTCCTGTTGTTCTTTCGGTAATTCTGATTGGTTATTTATTTCTTGTTTAATTGCGTCTTCCATAATCACCTTCTTTTCCATTTTTACTTTTTAGTTAATTCTGCAGAAAGTTGCTGTGCTACATAAACAACTGCAGCTATAATTTTTGAATAATCCATACGCTTAGGACCCATAATACCAACGGTTCCCTGCAAATCACCAATTTTATATTCTTTTGTTATCATGCTGTAGTCAGAAAATTTTTCATCACGGTTTTCTTCGCCAATTGTAACAACTACATCATCTTTGTTAGATGGTTGTTTCTTATCAAGAATATGTATGATAATATCTTTATTTTCAATTAATTCAATTATACTTTGAAATTGTTCATGATCAGCAAATTCAGGTTGTTTAAGAATATTTTTTGCACCGGATAAAACAATCTTGTCACTTTGAATATCTGTAAAAATTCTATCAACAGAATCAAGAAAAACTCTAACTATTGGACGATATGTTTCCTCATCAAAATTCTTTATTCTTTCACCTATTGTATTTCTAATTTCATAAAATTTTAATCCAGATAATTTTTCATTTAAAAATTGCTGAACTGCTGCTAATTGTTCTTCTTTTACCTCTGCATCAATCTCAAGTGTAATTGTTCTTATTAACCCGGATTTTACAGTAACAACTACAAGTATTCTTGTAGAAGATAATTGAACAATCTGAATCCTTTCGAGTACAGCCTGTTCAAATTTTGGATAGGTGACCATTGCAAGCTGATTTGTAAGGTCACTTAAAATATTTGTAGTTACTTTTAATAATTCTTCTGTCTCACTTGGAGCCTGACTTAAATTCACATCAATAATTTGTTTGGTCTGCATATCAAGCACCGGGGGATCCATTAAAGAATCAACATAAACACGATAGCCTTTATCAGTAGGCACTCTACCAGCAGACGTATGAGGATGATCCAGAAATCCTAATTCCTCCAGGTCTGCCATAATATTTCTAATAGAAGCTGGCGATAATCCAATATTATATTTTTTCGAAATGTTTCTTGAGCCTACTGGACTTGCGGTCAATATAAATTGATGAATCACAAATCTTAATATTGCCTTCTCTCTATCTTTTAATTGATACTCTTGCATAGACTTTTACACCTTAATCACAGATTCAAAAATATTAAAAATTGAACAATTTTTCAGATTAGATGATTTTATTTAGAATGCGTTGCATAAGACAACTTTACTTAAACCAAAGTTTCAAATGAATATTCGTATATTTGTAATTAAAATTTAAGAGGAACTCGTGGGAATAAGTTATAAAGATGCCGGTGTTAATATTCAAGCTGGCGAAAATACAGTAGATAGAATAAAAGCATTAGCAAAATCTACTTTTAATAATAATGTATTACACGGTATTGGACATTTTGGTGCATTCTATAAAATAGACTTAAATAAATGGAAACATCCAGTACTTGTTTCAAGTGTGGATGGTGTTGGTACAAAAATAAAAATTGCTATAGCACTGGATAAACACGATACAATTGGACAGGATTTAGTAAATCATTGTGTTAACGACATAGCTGTTTGTGGTGCTGAACCACAATACTTTATGGATTATATTGCATTTGGAAAATTAATTCCCGAAAAAGCCGAACAAATTATTAAAGGTTTTTCTATTGCATGTAAAGAAAATAATGTTGCTTTAATTGGTGGAGAAACTGCTGAAATGCCCGGACTTTATGCAGAAAATGAATATGATGTTGCTGGAACTATAGTCGGTTTAGTTGAACAAGAAAAAATAATTGATGGTAAATCTGTTACAAAAGGTGATATGCTTATTGGTTTTTCTTCAAATGGATTACATACTAATGGTTATTCGCTTGCAAGAAAAGTATTGCTTAACAAATACAAACTCGATGATAAACCTGAAGAATTAAATCTAACTCTTGGCGAAGAACTTTTAAAAATTCATAAATCTTATCTGCCTTTAATAAATTTATTGAAAGAAAATATTTCTATTAAAGCATTTTCACATATTACTGGTGGAGGAATAATTGGAAATACAAAAAGAGTTATTCCGGAAAATTTAAAAATGAAAATAGACTGGAATTCTTGGGAAGTACCTGCAATATTTGAATTAATTCAAAAAGCAGGAGAAATTGAAGACAACGAAATGAGAGAGGTCTTCAACCTTGGAATTGGACTTGTTGCAATCGTAAATAAAAATGATGTAGATAAAACATTAACTCTTGGCAAATCAATTGGTGAAACTGGATTTGTTATTGGAGAAATTACTTAAAGTCAATTTTTTGAATGAATATAACTTTTAATTTGTTCTATAATTTGTGAATTAGTTTATAAACCAAACAAAGAAAAAAATTATGTTTATAGATACACACGCACATCTCTTTTATCCAAATTTTAATGGCGAAGTTGATCAGGTTGTAAAAAGAGCAATTGAATCTGATGTAAAAGTCATCATAGTACCGGCAACCGATTTAATATCATCTCAACAAGCAATCGAACTTACAGAAAAATATGAGAATATTTATGCAGCTGTTGGTGTTCATCCCCATGATAGTAAAGAATGGAATGACAATATAATTAATAAACTGGAAGAACTTGCAAAAAATAAAAAAGTAGTTGCAATAGGCGAAATAGGACTGGATTATTATTATGATTTTTCGCCAAGAGATATTCAATTAAAAGCATTTGAAGAACAAATTCAATTAGCATTAAAATTGAAACTTCCTATTATTGTTCATAATCGTCAGGCAAACGATGATATAATGAATATTATAAGAAAATATAAAGATACAGGCTTACGTGCTCAATTTCACTGCTTTGCTGGTTCATTAAAAGATGCAAAAGAATTAATAGAAATGCATCATTTAATTTCCTTTACTGGAAATATAACTTTTAATAAAGCAGAAAGTTTGCGTCATATAGTATCTAATATTTCGATTGAAAGTATGTTACTCGAAACAGATTCACCTTTTATGACTCCAGTTCCTCACAGAGGAAATAGAAATGAACCGGCTTATATAAAATTAATTGCAGAAAAAATTGCTGAAGTTCAAAATCTAACTGTTGAAGATGTTGCAAGAGCTACAACTTATAATGTTTATAAATTATTTGGGATTGGAAGTAAACCTCCTGTTAGTTTCACTTATAAAATTGGTAATTCACTTTATATCAATGTAACCAATCGTTGTAATGCAGATTGTATATTTTGCGATCGAAAGGGAGATGCTGTAATCAATGGCTATAATTTAAAGATGAAAAAATCCGAAGAACCAGAAGCAGAAGTTTATATTAAAGAAATTGGTGATCCAAAAAAATATAAAGAGATAGTCTTTTGTGGCTATGGCGAACCTACAATAAGATGGGAAGTTGTTAAAAAAATTGCAAAATATGTTAAAGATAATGGTGGAATAACAAGATTAAATACAGATGGTCATGGAAATGTTATAAATAAACGAGATATTACACCAGAACTCGAAGGTTTAATTGATGTTGTCTCAATAAGCTTAAATTCTGTTGACCCAGAACAATATGCAAAATTAATGCGAGTTGATCCGTCACTTCACGCAGAGATGATTGACTTTGCAAAAAAAGCAAAAAAATATTCACGTGTTGTAATGACTATAGTTGGTATGAACGAAGTTGATTCTGAAGCAGCAAAAAAATTTGTAACAGATGTACTTGGAGTTGAATTTAGAGAAAGAGAATATTTTTCATAAAATGAATATAACTTCTCACTCAAAGTGGCAAAAATTATCACTTATTTTGGCAAAATAAAATGTTATATATTATAATATTTATTATTAAAGATGGTGTGACATATTGTCATAATTTCGTAAAAATTCTTGTAGTAAAGCCTTTATTAAATCCTTTAATGTAAGAACAATCTTCCCAATAGATTTGTTTCATGTTCTTGAAAACTCTTTTATAATTTCTTGGGAAATGTTTCCAACTTATTGATTTTTCATCCTCAATAGTAATGATATTATTAGTTATTCGTATCATTTCATTGAATATCCATTCACTTTTTTTATGAATGTGTTCTAATACTGCCATAGTAAATATCAAATCATATTCATTTTGTTTTATCTTTTTTATAACATTTTCTACAGCATCATTAATTATAATTACATTATCATAACATTGTTTATAATGTATGCTCATTAATTTAATAGCTTCTTTATTAATTTCTATACCGGTTAATTTTTTATAACCGTTTTTATATAAGTAATTTAAATTTCTACCAACATTACTGCCAATTTCTAATATTTTAATATTCTTATCCGGGAACCATTTGTTTATTAGGTTTATTAAATAAATTGTTCTTTCATTTGTATTATTATTATCTAAATAATATACTGGGTTATTATTTTCATCAGGATTTTCCCAATATCCCAAATTATATTTTAAATCTTTAGTTTTAATTAATGATAATATTTTTTTTATCATAATCCTAAATTTATTAGTAATTGGCTTAATCCTTGAATATTACTAAATACTACTACAGGATAACTATATGTATTTGAAGGTTCATCAACTGTTATTCCTATACCATTAAATTTATTTTCAGGATGGAAAAATATCTGATAGCCTGGATTTCTGCCTTCATTAGTAGTATATGTATATATTGTTTTAATTGTATTAGATAACCATCCATTTGTATTATTAAATACTTCTTTAGCAAGCCCATAAATTACATTAAGTTTCTGTGGGGAAGATGGTCTTAAAGTATAGTAAAGTGCTAGTATGCCAATACCGTTATAATCAATATAATTTAAATCAGGCATTGGTACTTGACCAGAAGTACTTGGGGTCCAACTAATGCTTGTAATATATCCCATATTAGTCCAGGTAATTCCATAATCATCAGATTTAAATTGCATAAAATTATTACCATTGTCAACTCTAGATACTATTATAAATCGTCCACCACCAATATATACTGCAGAAGATTCGGTAGTTTTAATAGTTCCAGAATAAACGTTGTAACTAGTCCAAGTTATTCCGTTGTCATTTGATTTCATCAAAAAAACATTATATGTATTGTTTGATGTATTAATCCCATACCATGTTTGATATAATGTACCATTTTCATCATATATTAATTTACCATACGTACTATAAGCGTTTGTATTTTGAGTATCAATAAAATTCTCATTACTCCAAGTAAGACCATCATCATCACTATACCTATATGCAATTGCTTGCCAGGTTGTTGCTTGGTAATATTTCCCATAAAATATTATCAATCTACCATTTTTTGTATAACCCCCAGCGCAATTTCTTAAATCATAATTATTTTCTGAAAATAATAAAATAGGTGTTGACCAGGTTTTTCCACCATTTGTGCTTTTTATCATTCTTATTAAACTATTATTTGAGATGTGTGCTGTACCTGTACGAAATATCCAGATCATTGTACCATTTAAAGGATTAACACATAATATTCCAAAATGATGATATGAACTATCTTGCAAAATTGTAAGATTAAAATTATCAGACGCTATAGTAGATCGTAATGGGAACAAAAAATTAACTCCTCCACTTCCACCTCCACCTCCACTTGGTGTGCTCCATTGTCCTAATCCATTAAGATATTGATTTGCGTCCCCACTTAACTTCGGCAAAAATCCGTGTCTGGTTACTGATGCATTAGTAGTTGTTTCATCCTGCAAACTTAAATCTGTGTCTTTTACCTGTACCCAATTTCCAAGTCCATTAAAAAATTGTGCTGCAATGCCACTTAATTTCGGTAAAAATCCATGTCTTGTGCTTGTGGCATTAGTAGTTGTTTCATCCTGCAAACTTAAATCTGTGTCTTTTACCTGTACCCAATTTCCAAGTCCATTAA
This is a stretch of genomic DNA from Rosettibacter firmus. It encodes these proteins:
- the coaD gene encoding pantetheine-phosphate adenylyltransferase codes for the protein MAKVIYPGTFDPVTNGHIDIVERASELFEEVVVTVARNPMKTALFSVEERLEMLRESLKDFKNVIVDSFDGLVVDHAKQVGAIGIIRGLRAVSDFEYEFQMALMNRKLAGEITTILLMPHDKYTYLNSTIIKNLAQFHGNVSEFVPPIVERKLKEKFGY
- the rsmD gene encoding 16S rRNA (guanine(966)-N(2))-methyltransferase RsmD, with protein sequence MRIIAGKYKGRIIKFPNSKLVRPTTDKVKESLFNYLSNQIDFEGIKVCDIYAGSGSLGLEALSRGAAEVHFVEKDFFVVKVLKENILSLDAEENCKIYKTEAIKFTRMKNHDKYDLILADPPFFKNDIHMVVRNIIERNYLIENGIMIVERSVQTKSEDTENFKCEPFKKIGDSLIYLFENN
- a CDS encoding helix-hairpin-helix domain-containing protein, with protein sequence MILLCKRFNINLLRKISHKFGFTDTEIKVILFLLIALFVGASINFLKNRHGKDLLEYNYEKEDSLFRNIIFSDSINSEKYVNAKVDYQQELLDFSNKKLKEKAQRIRKDSLELININSANISEFISLPGIGEKTAAEIINYRNTHGAFKKIEDLLKIKGIGRAKFDKIKNRITIK
- the dnaJ gene encoding molecular chaperone DnaJ; the encoded protein is MAKRDYYEVLGVSRDASEEEIRKAYRRLAMQYHPDRNPGDKEAEEKFKEAAEAYEVLSNPEKRAKYDRYGHSGLRGGEDYRGFENVSDIFSHFSDIFGSAFGGSSIFDDFFGTTTSQRTQKKTTGTPGSDIKITLKLTLEEIATGTTKKVKIKKYNRCETCNGTGAKASSGYKTCSACNGTGEIRQVSRSIFGQFVNITTCKNCGGTGKVISEPCPTCSGDGRVYGETTIKINVPAGVHDGSYMTLKGEGNVGKNGGPAGDIIVVFQELPHEYFTRDGDNVIYELYISFPEAVLGTEVEVPTLTGKAKLKIEPGTQPGKFLKMRDKGIQHLNSHGAGDQLVKINIHVPKNVTAKEKELLKELQKMPNIKVGD
- the grpE gene encoding nucleotide exchange factor GrpE, with the translated sequence MEDAIKQEINNQSELPKEQQENTAQESSEQEETILNETEKRIKELEEKIAELEKSNNELKDAFLRKAAEFENYKRRTENDQLNIIKYAAEPFIKNILTIYDDLERSLNHITDDNNFESLKKGLELIYDKFTKILDSHGVRKIDAVGQPFDVELHEALMQKPAADVPPHTVLEILEHGYIYKDKVIRHAKVIVSSEITQEENKSEENKPDENNINSTNNN
- the hrcA gene encoding heat-inducible transcriptional repressor HrcA, whose amino-acid sequence is MQEYQLKDREKAILRFVIHQFILTASPVGSRNISKKYNIGLSPASIRNIMADLEELGFLDHPHTSAGRVPTDKGYRVYVDSLMDPPVLDMQTKQIIDVNLSQAPSETEELLKVTTNILSDLTNQLAMVTYPKFEQAVLERIQIVQLSSTRILVVVTVKSGLIRTITLEIDAEVKEEQLAAVQQFLNEKLSGLKFYEIRNTIGERIKNFDEETYRPIVRVFLDSVDRIFTDIQSDKIVLSGAKNILKQPEFADHEQFQSIIELIENKDIIIHILDKKQPSNKDDVVVTIGEENRDEKFSDYSMITKEYKIGDLQGTVGIMGPKRMDYSKIIAAVVYVAQQLSAELTKK
- the purM gene encoding phosphoribosylformylglycinamidine cyclo-ligase — translated: MGISYKDAGVNIQAGENTVDRIKALAKSTFNNNVLHGIGHFGAFYKIDLNKWKHPVLVSSVDGVGTKIKIAIALDKHDTIGQDLVNHCVNDIAVCGAEPQYFMDYIAFGKLIPEKAEQIIKGFSIACKENNVALIGGETAEMPGLYAENEYDVAGTIVGLVEQEKIIDGKSVTKGDMLIGFSSNGLHTNGYSLARKVLLNKYKLDDKPEELNLTLGEELLKIHKSYLPLINLLKENISIKAFSHITGGGIIGNTKRVIPENLKMKIDWNSWEVPAIFELIQKAGEIEDNEMREVFNLGIGLVAIVNKNDVDKTLTLGKSIGETGFVIGEIT
- a CDS encoding TatD family hydrolase, whose product is MFIDTHAHLFYPNFNGEVDQVVKRAIESDVKVIIVPATDLISSQQAIELTEKYENIYAAVGVHPHDSKEWNDNIINKLEELAKNKKVVAIGEIGLDYYYDFSPRDIQLKAFEEQIQLALKLKLPIIVHNRQANDDIMNIIRKYKDTGLRAQFHCFAGSLKDAKELIEMHHLISFTGNITFNKAESLRHIVSNISIESMLLETDSPFMTPVPHRGNRNEPAYIKLIAEKIAEVQNLTVEDVARATTYNVYKLFGIGSKPPVSFTYKIGNSLYINVTNRCNADCIFCDRKGDAVINGYNLKMKKSEEPEAEVYIKEIGDPKKYKEIVFCGYGEPTIRWEVVKKIAKYVKDNGGITRLNTDGHGNVINKRDITPELEGLIDVVSISLNSVDPEQYAKLMRVDPSLHAEMIDFAKKAKKYSRVVMTIVGMNEVDSEAAKKFVTDVLGVEFREREYFS
- a CDS encoding class I SAM-dependent methyltransferase: MIKKILSLIKTKDLKYNLGYWENPDENNNPVYYLDNNNTNERTIYLINLINKWFPDKNIKILEIGSNVGRNLNYLYKNGYKKLTGIEINKEAIKLMSIHYKQCYDNVIIINDAVENVIKKIKQNEYDLIFTMAVLEHIHKKSEWIFNEMIRITNNIITIEDEKSISWKHFPRNYKRVFKNMKQIYWEDCSYIKGFNKGFTTRIFTKL
- a CDS encoding sialidase family protein — protein: MADKKITEMTTLTQVDAANDYLEIVDASETDLSNKNKKVTPATLISGIRIDQLGEPIDNTNLDVSTTRHGLMKKLSGIAAQFFNGLGNWVQVKDTDLSLQDETTTNATSTRHGFLPKLSGIAAQFFNGLGNWVQVKDTDLSLQDETTTNASVTRHGFLPKLSGDANQYLNGLGQWSTPSGGGGGSGGVNFLFPLRSTIASDNFNLTILQDSSYHHFGILCVNPLNGTMIWIFRTGTAHISNNSLIRMIKSTNGGKTWSTPILLFSENNYDLRNCAGGYTKNGRLIIFYGKYYQATTWQAIAYRYSDDDGLTWSNENFIDTQNTNAYSTYGKLIYDENGTLYQTWYGINTSNNTYNVFLMKSNDNGITWTSYNVYSGTIKTTESSAVYIGGGRFIIVSRVDNGNNFMQFKSDDYGITWTNMGYITSISWTPSTSGQVPMPDLNYIDYNGIGILALYYTLRPSSPQKLNVIYGLAKEVFNNTNGWLSNTIKTIYTYTTNEGRNPGYQIFFHPENKFNGIGITVDEPSNTYSYPVVVFSNIQGLSQLLINLGL